Proteins encoded by one window of Blautia argi:
- a CDS encoding VirB4 family type IV secretion system protein: MEEERIRKQQKKEEHQLQKQLNQAEYPGKPVRENTQSEIRRKKKSEELEEKQDFLPVTWASSYLPIEKIKDGIIYTADHRYVKIVEVLPINFLLRSPSEQRNVVFSFLSYLKIAPVKLQFKVISKKADISEYLEKIQQEIEAEEDEQCRVLQEDYARLIRSIGTKEAITRRFFLIFEFQSYDGNRKPKEKEVYQYMRTTVQTAKKYLAICGNVVLEHENESRFCVELFYQLLNRRTSVTVPFSERIKLVTQWYQEENGKESLPHIPVTELFAPKTLNFKHRNCVVFDGVYHTYLYIPSGKYRMRVPAGWISLIINAGEGIDVDVFFFKQDKGKSVERIGRRIRLNRSRLKETYDTNSDFDDLSESIRAGFYLKKGLSGNEELYYMSMLITITGYTEKEVEWRAREMAKLLNSQDIGTAKCTFSEEKAFLSSLPLLNLDKNLYQKSKRNVLTSGVAACYPFVSYEMSDRDGILMGVNKANNSLVIVDIFNSEIYKNANIAILGTSGAGKTFCLQLMALRMRRKNIQVFIIAPEKGHELARACKNIGGAYLKIAPGSQYGINIMEIRPSDQSARVILDGQASERSELAMKIQSLHIFFTILIPDITHEERQLLDEAFIITYQKKGITHDNASLWNQEQPGKYKEMPILGDLYQVLLEKEETRRMANILNRLVNGSSSNFNHQTNIDSDNKYMILDISEMQSDLGLATFTALDFVWSKAKEDRTKEKAIFIDECWALLSTNELTANYILEIFKTIRGYGGAAVCASQDLEDFFSLKGGKYGKGVLNNTKTKIILNLEHKEAEVVKKELDLSEAEMLAITRFERGNALISTNNNNLLVEFKASRLEKDLITTDRKDLKELKERLEKYGETAYEKGGMSK; the protein is encoded by the coding sequence TTGGAAGAGGAAAGGATACGAAAACAGCAGAAGAAAGAAGAACATCAACTGCAAAAGCAGCTTAATCAAGCAGAGTATCCGGGAAAACCAGTAAGAGAAAATACGCAGTCAGAGATACGGAGAAAGAAAAAATCAGAAGAGTTAGAAGAAAAACAGGATTTTCTTCCAGTTACATGGGCATCCTCTTATCTTCCGATTGAGAAAATAAAAGATGGGATTATTTATACAGCAGATCACCGGTATGTGAAAATTGTAGAAGTCCTGCCAATTAACTTTCTGCTCCGTTCTCCAAGCGAACAGAGAAACGTTGTATTTTCTTTTTTGAGTTATTTAAAGATTGCACCAGTCAAGCTGCAGTTTAAAGTTATTTCCAAAAAGGCCGATATTTCGGAATATTTGGAAAAAATACAGCAGGAGATTGAGGCAGAAGAAGACGAACAGTGCAGGGTCCTTCAAGAAGATTATGCACGTCTCATCCGTTCTATAGGTACCAAAGAAGCGATTACAAGACGATTCTTTCTGATTTTTGAGTTTCAGTCTTATGATGGGAACCGTAAACCAAAAGAAAAAGAAGTGTACCAGTATATGCGGACAACAGTGCAGACTGCAAAAAAATATCTGGCGATATGTGGCAATGTAGTATTAGAACACGAAAACGAATCCCGCTTTTGTGTAGAATTGTTTTATCAGTTGCTGAATAGAAGGACAAGTGTAACCGTTCCTTTTTCAGAACGGATAAAATTGGTTACCCAGTGGTATCAGGAGGAGAATGGAAAAGAGAGTCTTCCCCATATTCCGGTAACCGAATTATTTGCCCCAAAGACATTGAATTTTAAGCACAGGAACTGTGTGGTATTTGATGGGGTATATCATACCTATTTGTATATTCCTTCTGGAAAATACCGAATGCGAGTTCCGGCAGGCTGGATTTCTCTGATTATCAATGCGGGCGAAGGAATTGATGTTGATGTGTTTTTCTTTAAGCAGGATAAAGGAAAAAGTGTGGAGCGTATTGGACGAAGGATACGTCTGAATCGCTCAAGATTAAAAGAAACTTATGACACCAATAGCGATTTTGATGATCTGTCAGAGTCTATACGTGCCGGTTTTTACCTAAAAAAAGGGCTAAGTGGAAATGAAGAACTATATTACATGTCTATGCTGATTACCATTACCGGTTATACAGAAAAGGAAGTGGAGTGGCGTGCGAGGGAAATGGCAAAACTGTTAAATTCACAGGATATCGGAACTGCAAAATGTACATTCTCTGAAGAAAAGGCATTTTTATCGTCCCTTCCACTTTTGAATCTGGACAAAAACTTATACCAGAAATCAAAACGAAATGTTCTGACTTCCGGTGTTGCAGCGTGTTATCCTTTTGTAAGTTATGAAATGTCAGATCGGGACGGGATATTAATGGGAGTGAATAAAGCCAACAATTCCCTTGTAATCGTTGATATTTTTAACAGTGAAATTTACAAAAATGCGAATATTGCGATTCTGGGAACCAGTGGTGCCGGAAAAACATTTTGCCTGCAGCTTATGGCTTTGAGAATGCGTAGGAAAAATATTCAGGTATTTATTATTGCACCGGAAAAAGGACATGAACTAGCAAGGGCATGTAAAAATATAGGTGGGGCATATTTGAAGATTGCCCCAGGTTCCCAATATGGAATCAATATCATGGAGATACGGCCAAGTGATCAAAGTGCAAGGGTAATTTTAGACGGACAGGCTTCAGAGCGTTCAGAACTTGCTATGAAGATTCAGAGCCTGCATATTTTCTTTACTATTTTAATTCCGGATATTACCCATGAAGAGCGTCAGCTCTTGGATGAGGCGTTTATCATTACATATCAGAAGAAAGGGATTACTCATGATAATGCAAGCTTGTGGAATCAGGAACAACCAGGGAAGTATAAAGAAATGCCAATTTTGGGAGATCTTTATCAGGTGCTTTTGGAAAAAGAAGAAACCAGACGTATGGCAAATATTTTAAACCGGCTGGTAAATGGTTCTTCTTCGAACTTTAATCATCAGACAAATATAGATTCTGATAACAAATATATGATACTGGATATTTCAGAAATGCAGAGCGACTTGGGACTTGCTACCTTTACGGCCTTGGATTTTGTATGGTCAAAAGCAAAAGAAGACCGTACAAAAGAAAAGGCTATTTTTATTGATGAATGTTGGGCACTTTTATCAACAAACGAATTGACGGCAAATTATATTCTTGAAATTTTTAAGACGATACGTGGGTATGGAGGCGCTGCGGTATGTGCCAGTCAGGATTTGGAAGACTTTTTCTCTTTAAAAGGCGGAAAGTATGGAAAAGGTGTCTTAAACAACACAAAGACAAAGATTATTCTGAATCTGGAGCATAAGGAGGCAGAAGTCGTAAAAAAGGAATTGGATTTGTCTGAAGCAGAGATGCTTGCTATTACCCGATTTGAGAGAGGAAATGCACTGATTTCCACTAATAATAACAACTTGTTAGTAGAATTTAAGGCAAGCCGGTTAGAAAAAGATTTGATTACAACAGACCGGAAAGACTTAAAGGAACTTAAGGAACGGTTGGAGAAGTACGGGGAAACAGCCTATGAGAAAGGGGGAATGTCCAAATGA
- a CDS encoding DUF5697 family protein, whose product MEHVTNQKQVERQILELVKTYNVLYKRQIYAFFAVDGKEKFVGKALHTLLKEHLIYINEVTKTVSQHEDAYQLREKGTLKAFWVLLSLMEQKKIERHFLAEKEEYPIRIVFVGNAEIYDILYISEAEIQLVNQLFSRQKLDGCGHVVIVENPEEIPQIEIPNVIGFCTVQEEEGGVEYYRRE is encoded by the coding sequence TTGGAACATGTAACAAATCAAAAACAGGTAGAACGTCAGATACTGGAACTTGTTAAAACTTATAATGTCTTATATAAAAGGCAGATTTATGCTTTTTTTGCAGTAGATGGAAAAGAGAAATTTGTAGGAAAAGCACTGCACACGTTATTGAAAGAACATTTGATTTATATAAACGAAGTCACAAAAACGGTATCCCAACATGAAGATGCCTATCAGTTGCGGGAAAAAGGCACATTAAAAGCATTCTGGGTTCTTCTTTCTTTGATGGAACAGAAAAAAATCGAACGACATTTCTTGGCAGAAAAGGAAGAGTATCCAATTCGTATTGTATTTGTGGGGAATGCGGAAATTTACGATATTCTTTATATATCGGAAGCTGAGATCCAACTGGTAAATCAGTTGTTTTCCAGACAGAAACTGGACGGGTGTGGACATGTTGTTATTGTGGAAAATCCGGAGGAAATTCCACAGATAGAAATCCCAAATGTGATAGGTTTTTGTACGGTGCAGGAAGAAGAAGGAGGGGTGGAATATTATAGGAGGGAATAG
- a CDS encoding DUF6100 family protein, producing the protein MDEGQKTAGYVESMLAEARNLLQAYARKCVNIHFENLNDMVLEAAKSSEILTEKMRNLVLQMTLDKRKYEQYQSDLVLIHGIEIAYEENILSISLPALIPHRKTEYTNYIYKPLYTAFQHWCIERAEQNKEIPEYRACTVCFSHIYDCKRPIYRVRDHDNIEEKHVLDVISNFFLTSDSGCYTNVYHETRLEDVERTMIYLLTPEKFPLWLYEKQQNLVSKN; encoded by the coding sequence TTGGACGAGGGACAGAAAACGGCAGGATATGTGGAATCCATGCTTGCAGAAGCACGCAATCTATTACAGGCGTATGCCAGGAAGTGCGTCAATATTCATTTTGAGAACTTGAATGATATGGTGCTGGAAGCCGCAAAGAGCTCTGAAATCCTGACAGAAAAGATGCGGAATCTTGTTCTCCAGATGACACTTGATAAGAGAAAATATGAGCAATACCAATCGGATCTGGTATTGATACATGGGATTGAGATTGCGTATGAAGAGAATATTCTAAGTATTTCCCTTCCAGCACTGATACCGCACCGGAAAACAGAGTATACAAATTACATTTATAAACCGTTGTATACAGCTTTTCAACACTGGTGTATCGAACGGGCAGAACAGAATAAAGAGATACCGGAATACAGAGCATGTACCGTCTGCTTTTCTCATATTTATGATTGTAAACGCCCGATATATAGGGTACGAGATCATGACAATATTGAAGAGAAGCATGTGTTAGATGTGATATCTAATTTCTTCCTGACATCGGATAGTGGATGCTATACAAATGTGTATCACGAAACACGGTTGGAAGATGTGGAACGCACAATGATTTATCTGTTGACACCGGAAAAATTTCCGTTGTGGCTTTACGAAAAACAGCAAAATTTGGTATCGAAAAATTGA
- a CDS encoding DUF6017 domain-containing protein — MQDQFRTGSVTVDRMSRLHISGNIIPVTWYKTIRKSTGKPNLNAIIILADIVYWYRPTEVRDEMTGELVGLKKKFHADLLQRSYQQIADQFGITKRDATNAVVELEKMKVIRRVFRTLHVNGQQVPNVLFLDLNVDILEALTYPDHEQGCHLNGGYPSLKKETGITDTGGMESPFWEREVSYIGETNTENTNRKFSTESSSLFQIEKEVREQISYGALKHDNPYNMQIDELVGILVDVKTCSAKTIRVNREDKPAEIVKAQFQKIGMEHIQFVLNCMEKNTTKVTNMRAMLITALYNSVNTISSYYSSLYNYHRSYGVLEKGEEE; from the coding sequence ATGCAGGATCAATTTCGGACTGGAAGTGTGACTGTGGATAGAATGAGCCGCCTACATATTTCAGGAAATATCATACCGGTTACCTGGTATAAAACCATTCGAAAATCAACAGGAAAGCCCAACTTAAATGCAATCATCATTTTGGCGGATATTGTATATTGGTACCGTCCGACAGAAGTGCGTGATGAAATGACAGGAGAACTTGTAGGATTGAAAAAGAAATTCCATGCAGATCTTTTGCAGCGAAGTTATCAGCAGATTGCAGACCAGTTTGGGATTACGAAAAGAGATGCAACAAATGCGGTAGTAGAACTGGAAAAAATGAAAGTGATCAGACGTGTTTTTCGGACACTTCATGTAAATGGGCAGCAAGTGCCAAATGTATTGTTTCTAGATTTGAACGTGGACATATTGGAAGCCCTTACCTATCCGGATCACGAGCAGGGGTGTCACTTAAATGGGGGATACCCCTCCCTGAAAAAGGAGACAGGTATCACGGATACCGGGGGAATGGAGTCTCCATTTTGGGAGAGAGAGGTATCCTATATCGGTGAGACAAATACAGAGAATACAAACAGAAAATTCAGTACAGAGAGTTCCTCTTTGTTTCAAATCGAAAAGGAAGTCAGGGAACAGATTTCTTATGGGGCTTTAAAACATGATAATCCCTATAATATGCAGATAGATGAATTGGTAGGTATCCTGGTAGATGTGAAAACCTGTTCTGCAAAAACGATTCGGGTAAATCGGGAAGACAAGCCAGCTGAGATTGTAAAAGCACAATTTCAAAAAATCGGAATGGAGCATATACAGTTTGTTTTAAACTGTATGGAGAAAAACACAACAAAAGTTACGAATATGCGGGCTATGTTGATCACTGCTCTCTATAATTCTGTAAATACGATTTCCAGTTACTATAGCAGTCTCTATAACTACCACAGATCATACGGTGTATTAGAAAAAGGAGAGGAGGAATAG
- a CDS encoding VirD4-like conjugal transfer protein, CD1115 family — MSHSVVVLNPFVCIWRGFTTATGLQSSVVAFLCMLLLGMLIIWRGKEKDISETDERNFDYSVKGTYGTAGYMKPEEQKEILNADQNLQDVLGIIFGKDLENGEYVSLPIDSRLNRNLAVCGSQGSMKSRAFARNMALQCVRRGESMYLTDPKSELYEDLAGYLREEGYIVKQLNLIDLVNSDAWDCLAEIDDGSLIDVFVDVVIRNTTDKFDHFYDNVEMDLLKALCLYVYEEYPVGKKTFPEAYKLLLNKSVEMLDAIFERLPTTHPARGPYQLFSKAEKVKGNAVLGLGTRLQIMQNKLVQQITSHGDFDLTLPGKQKCAYFCITSDQDSTYDVLATLFTSFLSIKLVRLADRMEDRKLPVPMCFILDEFPNIGVIPDFKKKLATARSRGIGMSIIFQNIPQMMNRYPEGQWEEILGGCDMSLFLGCNDMTTATYYSSRSGEITVSVASMRKSYYTIRMTDYVPEYAETSSVGKRMLLLPDEVLRFPIDQMLLIIRGQKVLKLRKMDYTEHPDAKHLKLEKTNEHIPKWYREMEAEKNQFQILAQEREEVERFERKQAEESREEQESEPLTLQGEPPKKSVRKNEKQTTVYKVEDLFQKSTDGDGGGD; from the coding sequence TTGTCTCATTCAGTTGTAGTACTAAACCCGTTTGTATGCATTTGGAGAGGCTTTACAACAGCAACAGGACTTCAAAGTTCCGTAGTAGCATTTTTATGTATGCTGCTTTTGGGTATGCTCATTATCTGGAGAGGAAAGGAAAAGGATATTTCAGAAACAGATGAACGGAACTTTGATTATTCGGTAAAGGGAACCTATGGTACAGCCGGATATATGAAGCCGGAGGAACAAAAAGAAATTTTAAACGCAGACCAGAACTTACAAGACGTTCTGGGGATTATTTTTGGAAAGGATTTAGAAAATGGAGAATACGTAAGCCTTCCGATAGATTCCAGACTGAATAGGAATCTAGCAGTTTGTGGCAGCCAGGGAAGTATGAAATCAAGAGCATTTGCAAGAAATATGGCATTGCAGTGCGTGCGTCGTGGAGAGTCCATGTATCTTACCGATCCAAAATCAGAGTTGTATGAAGATTTAGCAGGATATTTGCGGGAAGAGGGCTATATTGTAAAACAGTTAAATCTGATAGACCTTGTAAACAGTGATGCCTGGGACTGTCTTGCGGAAATTGATGATGGAAGCCTGATAGATGTGTTTGTTGACGTCGTGATCCGGAACACAACTGATAAATTTGACCATTTTTATGATAACGTAGAAATGGATTTGCTGAAAGCGCTGTGCCTGTATGTATATGAAGAATATCCAGTGGGGAAAAAAACATTTCCAGAAGCATATAAACTGCTGCTGAATAAATCGGTAGAAATGCTAGATGCTATCTTTGAACGTCTGCCGACAACACACCCGGCAAGAGGACCATATCAGCTTTTTTCAAAGGCAGAAAAGGTAAAAGGAAATGCGGTATTGGGACTTGGAACCCGTTTGCAGATTATGCAGAATAAACTGGTACAGCAGATAACCAGTCATGGGGATTTTGACCTGACACTTCCGGGAAAACAAAAGTGTGCTTATTTTTGCATTACATCAGATCAGGATTCTACATATGATGTTTTGGCAACACTGTTTACCTCATTTCTTAGCATCAAATTGGTGAGACTGGCAGATCGAATGGAAGATCGGAAACTTCCGGTTCCCATGTGCTTTATCTTAGATGAATTTCCGAACATCGGAGTGATTCCGGATTTTAAAAAGAAATTGGCAACCGCACGAAGCAGGGGAATCGGCATGAGTATTATCTTTCAGAATATCCCCCAGATGATGAACCGATATCCGGAAGGACAATGGGAAGAAATACTTGGCGGTTGTGATATGTCTTTATTTTTAGGGTGCAATGATATGACAACTGCTACTTATTACAGTTCCCGTTCAGGAGAGATTACGGTTTCCGTTGCATCTATGCGGAAAAGCTATTATACTATACGCATGACAGATTATGTGCCGGAATACGCAGAGACTTCTTCCGTAGGAAAAAGAATGCTGCTGCTTCCTGATGAAGTATTACGTTTTCCCATTGATCAGATGCTTTTGATTATCCGTGGACAGAAAGTGCTAAAACTTCGGAAAATGGATTATACGGAACATCCAGATGCAAAACATCTGAAGTTGGAAAAAACAAATGAACATATTCCGAAATGGTATCGGGAAATGGAAGCAGAAAAAAATCAGTTTCAGATATTGGCGCAGGAGAGGGAAGAGGTTGAGCGTTTTGAAAGAAAACAGGCAGAAGAAAGCAGGGAAGAACAGGAATCGGAACCTCTGACATTACAAGGGGAACCGCCGAAAAAGTCTGTAAGGAAAAATGAAAAGCAGACAACTGTATACAAAGTAGAAGATTTGTTTCAAAAAAGTACAGATGGAGATGGAGGTGGAGATTAA
- a CDS encoding S1 RNA-binding domain-containing protein, whose product MAETKTTITEEVKNEIPRAVTQNSILTIEVDASIESTQEKEEAKWHQLLNAQRTRKILTGPLSGIEKLESGWTVAVTYFNGYRILIPMSEMMINLKGDGRENADTLNRQVRIANNMLGADIDFIIKDLDEASRSVVASRKDAMLRKRQIFYFTENEEEQPMVYPGRIVEARVIAVAPKAVRLEVFGVECSVRARDMAWEWMPDATEKFQVGDLVLVCVNKIEMPDAESMTVAVDAKGATENTNKDNLKKCHRQGKYSGIVVDVYKGTYFIRLDLGVNAIAHECNMASLPGKRDKIGFVVTRINETSEVAEGIITRLIKKYS is encoded by the coding sequence ATGGCAGAAACGAAAACAACAATCACAGAAGAAGTAAAAAATGAAATTCCAAGAGCAGTAACACAAAATTCAATCCTGACGATTGAAGTCGATGCTTCGATTGAAAGTACACAGGAAAAAGAAGAGGCAAAATGGCATCAGTTGTTAAATGCCCAGCGAACCCGGAAAATCCTGACTGGTCCGTTAAGTGGTATTGAGAAACTGGAAAGCGGCTGGACAGTAGCAGTCACTTATTTTAATGGTTACCGGATTTTAATCCCTATGTCTGAAATGATGATTAACTTAAAAGGAGACGGAAGGGAAAATGCGGATACATTGAACCGCCAGGTAAGGATTGCTAATAATATGCTTGGGGCAGATATTGATTTTATTATCAAAGATTTAGATGAGGCTTCCAGAAGCGTAGTGGCATCCCGAAAAGATGCGATGCTGCGGAAACGACAGATTTTCTATTTTACAGAAAATGAAGAGGAGCAGCCAATGGTTTATCCTGGAAGGATTGTGGAGGCCAGAGTCATTGCTGTAGCACCAAAGGCAGTCCGTCTGGAAGTGTTTGGTGTAGAGTGCTCTGTGCGTGCGAGAGACATGGCATGGGAATGGATGCCAGATGCAACAGAAAAATTTCAGGTGGGAGATTTAGTGTTGGTCTGCGTTAACAAAATAGAAATGCCTGATGCTGAGAGTATGACAGTAGCCGTAGATGCGAAGGGAGCAACGGAAAATACCAATAAGGACAACTTAAAGAAATGCCACCGCCAGGGAAAATATTCCGGTATCGTGGTTGATGTTTATAAGGGAACGTACTTTATCCGTTTAGATCTTGGAGTAAATGCTATTGCCCATGAGTGCAACATGGCTTCCCTTCCAGGAAAACGAGATAAAATTGGCTTTGTTGTAACACGAATCAATGAAACTTCTGAGGTGGCAGAGGGAATCATTACAAGGCTGATTAAAAAATATTCTTAA
- a CDS encoding zinc-finger-containing protein — MKKKKNRKQLPEVICPYCGKKAVLRPASYLYGEKRIFTPETMFYVCSGYPDCNAYVSANQKNHRPLGIMADGELRNLRIQTHRALREIWTQGYMTKNSTYHWLSGKLALPEKETHVAMFSTYRCRETIRLANELLEERKEMEKKKQKGKPKGETKSHDNESHGTRYVSASGL, encoded by the coding sequence ATGAAGAAAAAGAAAAATAGAAAGCAACTTCCAGAGGTAATCTGCCCATATTGTGGGAAAAAGGCAGTTTTAAGACCAGCTTCCTATCTATATGGAGAAAAGAGAATTTTCACCCCGGAAACAATGTTTTATGTGTGTAGTGGTTATCCGGACTGCAATGCTTATGTTTCAGCGAACCAGAAAAACCACAGACCGCTTGGAATTATGGCGGATGGGGAACTTCGAAACCTTCGGATACAGACACATCGTGCATTAAGAGAAATTTGGACACAGGGATATATGACAAAAAACAGTACATATCATTGGCTGAGTGGAAAACTGGCACTTCCGGAAAAGGAGACACATGTTGCCATGTTTAGTACTTATCGTTGTAGGGAAACCATACGCTTAGCCAATGAATTGTTAGAAGAGAGAAAAGAGATGGAAAAAAAGAAACAAAAAGGAAAGCCGAAAGGAGAAACAAAATCGCATGATAATGAAAGCCACGGAACACGATATGTATCGGCTTCTGGATTATAA
- a CDS encoding cold shock domain-containing protein: MAGKEMKGTVKWFSAKRGYGFLVDADGIDYFVHYSEIQSEGFKTLRNNMEVSFMVEEDEKGRSIAKCVVPISEETSEEE; the protein is encoded by the coding sequence ATGGCAGGAAAAGAAATGAAAGGAACTGTAAAATGGTTTAGTGCAAAGAGAGGATATGGCTTTCTTGTGGATGCAGATGGCATTGATTACTTTGTACATTACAGTGAGATCCAGTCGGAAGGATTTAAAACCTTGAGGAACAATATGGAAGTATCCTTTATGGTTGAAGAAGATGAAAAGGGACGAAGCATTGCAAAGTGTGTTGTTCCAATCTCAGAAGAAACATCGGAAGAAGAATAA